Genomic window (Deinococcus betulae):
AGGCTGCGGGCGGCGTCCACATACTCCAGCTGACGAGTCCGTAGCACCTCGCCGCGAATGAGGCGGGCGTAACCGGCCCAGCCTGCAATACAGAACGCCACGATCATGGGAATGGTGGGATCATAGACGCCCCCGCCGCTCAGGCGAGCACGCAAGATCGTCAGAATCACAACCGTCAAAATCAGCGGCGGCAGGGCAAACAGCACGTCGATAAAGCGCTGAATCAGGTTGTCAATCCAGCCGCCGTAGTAGCCGCTGATGGCCCCGATAATCACGCCGGTCAGCAGCGTGATCCCCACGATGATGAACGACAGTTTCAGGGCGGTGCGGGTGCCCCAGATCAGACCGTAAAAGATGTTGTAGCCGTTGACTGTGCCAAAGAGCGCATCCTGATTGGGGGCGGTGGGCTGCTGCTGAAAGCTCAGGCGCTCCGTCAGGTAACAGCTCTTGGGCGGTGCCAGAGTGGCCTGCCAGAAGGCGCCGCTTACTGGGCTAAAAATCTGGTTGCGTTCGGTGATGTTCAGGTCGCGCAGGCAATTGCTGCGGTCTTTGGGAACTGCAATCAGGGGCGCAAACAGAGCGATCAGGCCAAAGAGCAGCGTGATGATGAGCCCTGTGATCGCCAGGGGATTACGGCGCAGTTTCCGTACAGCGGGGCTGGTCCAGAACAGCTGCCAGCCGCTGCGGTTCTGGGCTTTGGGCGCGGCGACGGTGGTCATGCGGTTCTCCGGGGGAGGGGGAAATGGGGCATCAGTCAAACCTCACGCGCGGGTCAATCACGCCGTACAGAATGTCCACAATCGTACTCACGACCACCACGATGATGGCCGAGAGCATGGCAAAGCCCAGCACGGCGGCCAGGTCCACGCCCAGCGCCGCTTGCACCACCCACTGTCCC
Coding sequences:
- a CDS encoding ABC transporter permease, translating into MTTVAAPKAQNRSGWQLFWTSPAVRKLRRNPLAITGLIITLLFGLIALFAPLIAVPKDRSNCLRDLNITERNQIFSPVSGAFWQATLAPPKSCYLTERLSFQQQPTAPNQDALFGTVNGYNIFYGLIWGTRTALKLSFIIVGITLLTGVIIGAISGYYGGWIDNLIQRFIDVLFALPPLILTVVILTILRARLSGGGVYDPTIPMIVAFCIAGWAGYARLIRGEVLRTRQLEYVDAARSLGARDFRLIMKHVVPNSVAAVFTTAVLDLATVPLTIAGLSFLGLGFEPGYSEWGQLVDFARAWLKPEYWYVLVYPAAFIVLFSLAFNLFGDGLRDALDPKSR